ACCTGGTCGAGGGTGTACGTCTTGGGCTGCTGCGCGGCGTGCGGGTGCTCGGCACCGGCGTACACCTTCAGCTTCGAGAGCTGCTGACGACCAAGGGAGTTCTTGGGCAGCATGCCGCGGATCGCCTTCTCGACGGCGCGGACGGGGTTCTTCTCCAGGAGCTCCGCGTAGGAGACCGACTTCAGGCCGCCCGGGTAGCCCGAGTGACGGTAGGCCATCTTCTTCTGCAGCTTCTGACCGGTGAGCGCGACCTTGTCGGCGTTCACGACGATCACGAAGTCGCCCATGTCCATGTGGGGGGCGAAGGTCGCCTTGTGCTTGCCACGCAGGAGAGCGGCGGCGTGCGAGGCCAGGCGGCCGAGGACCACGTCGGTGGCGTCGATCACGAGCCACTCGCGCTGGGCCTCACCGGCCTTCGGGGTGTAAGTGCGCGTCACAGTAGTGCTGCTTTCTTTTCGAACGGAGACGTTCGTGAATCCCACTCCGGGGCCGTTCTCCCGACGATCTCGGGCCAACGTGCCGGTGGAGGGCTCACGTTCGCGGTGCCCGCAGTGGACACCAAAGAGCAATCCTAGCACGGCGCGACACGCCCGGTCACACCGTGCGGATCGACTCCGTCGGCGTCGTGCGGTATCCGGCGGTCACGAGGATCGGCAGATGGTCGCTCGAGCCCTGGGGCAGCGTGACGACCTCGCCGATCGAGAGCCCCTTCGAGGTGACGAAGTCGTAGTGGCCGCGGAAGAAGCGGTAGCGCATGTAGGTGCGCGAGTCGCTGAGGGTGAGGTCGTAGCCGCGGCGGCGGATCCGCTCCCCCAGGCTCTCCTTGAACACCGGGTAGTTGTAGTCGCCCACCATGAGCGTGGGCGTGCCGGGGCCGAGCACCTCGAGCGCCTCGAGCGCCGACTTGATCTGGCTGCGACGGAGGGAGTTCAGCGCGGTGAGGGGCGCGGCGTGGAACGAGGCGATCGTCACCTCTCGGCCGGCGTCGATGTCGTGCAGCTGCACCCCCAGCACGCGCTCGTGCGCGGGCTTGAGCACGATGTCGTGCAGCGACTTCTTCAGGCCCAGCGACACGCTCTCCTTGAGCCGGAACGTGTTCTCGCGGTAGTACACCGCCAGCCCCAGCCGGTTGCGGTCGGTCGCCGCGGCGAGGCGCATGTCGTCGACCCGATCGGGCAGGGCCGACACGTCCGCCTCCTGCAGGCACATCACATCGGGCTCGTAGCGGTCCTCGAGCTCCTCGAGCTCGGTCGCCGCCCGGTGCTTGCGCAGGTTGTACGAGAGCACCTTCATGCGGCCCACGCTACGCCCGGCGCCTTGGCGCCCGGTACGGGTTGACTCCGGGCTCGCTCCGAATCCCTATTCGAGGTCGCGGCGGTTGCGGGTGCGCTCGGCGCGGGCCGCGAGCTGGTCGTCGGCGGGGTAGCCGACGGCGGTGAGCGTGAGCCCGCGCGCCTCGAGCACCTTGAACGCGCTCGTGCGCTCGCGGGCATCGCGCAGCACCTCGAGATCGGCCGGCCGCAGCTTGCCCTCCCCCACCGCCACGCACGCGCCCACGAGCGCGCGCACCATGCTGTGGCAGAACGCGTCGGCCTTGACGTTGGCCACGAGCACGCCGCGCTCGTCGCGCCGCCAGTCGAACTCCAGCAGGGTGCGGATCGTGGTGGCCTCGGGCCGCGGCTTGCAGTAGGCGGCGAAGTCGTGCAGGCCGATCAGGCTGCGGGCCGCCTCGTCCATCGCGCCGACGTCGAGGTCGGCGCGCACGCGGGTGGTGCGGTGGCGCTGCAGCGGGTCGTAGCCGGACCGGTCGTCGGCGATCCGGTACTCGTAGCGGCGCCACGCCGCCGAGAAGCGCGCGTCGAAGCCCGCAGGGGCGGTGCTGACGCGGTGAATCGCGACATCCGAGTACGGGCCGAGCACGCCGGTCGCGCGGCGGGCGATCGCGGCGGCGGGATCGGCG
This genomic interval from Microbacterium sediminis contains the following:
- the rplM gene encoding 50S ribosomal protein L13 translates to MTRTYTPKAGEAQREWLVIDATDVVLGRLASHAAALLRGKHKATFAPHMDMGDFVIVVNADKVALTGQKLQKKMAYRHSGYPGGLKSVSYAELLEKNPVRAVEKAIRGMLPKNSLGRQQLSKLKVYAGAEHPHAAQQPKTYTLDQVAQ
- a CDS encoding endonuclease/exonuclease/phosphatase family protein → MKVLSYNLRKHRAATELEELEDRYEPDVMCLQEADVSALPDRVDDMRLAAATDRNRLGLAVYYRENTFRLKESVSLGLKKSLHDIVLKPAHERVLGVQLHDIDAGREVTIASFHAAPLTALNSLRRSQIKSALEALEVLGPGTPTLMVGDYNYPVFKESLGERIRRRGYDLTLSDSRTYMRYRFFRGHYDFVTSKGLSIGEVVTLPQGSSDHLPILVTAGYRTTPTESIRTV
- the truA gene encoding tRNA pseudouridine(38-40) synthase TruA, producing MDPRDAGSPREPAKPAHRIRLDLAYDGSGFKGWARQPRLRTVQGTLEAALSRIAGSPVLLVVAGRTDAGVHATGQVAHADLTEEQWARMTHRRRNEPRPADPAAAIARRATGVLGPYSDVAIHRVSTAPAGFDARFSAAWRRYEYRIADDRSGYDPLQRHRTTRVRADLDVGAMDEAARSLIGLHDFAAYCKPRPEATTIRTLLEFDWRRDERGVLVANVKADAFCHSMVRALVGACVAVGEGKLRPADLEVLRDARERTSAFKVLEARGLTLTAVGYPADDQLAARAERTRNRRDLE